One genomic segment of Amycolatopsis sp. Hca4 includes these proteins:
- a CDS encoding CHAT domain-containing tetratricopeptide repeat protein translates to MTVTSGSGDERLRAQSNLRRLLASVSDDDARERLISDESVSVALTVAETSQPHLKGDLEARILLGRWHFYRYQILPVEENQQDFYSALHLWAPLIQANPSAFPTAINRYASEAGLNELTMRAARSAALYEQAGLLPFLDNAVQLFRTVSDLTPPNHRDKGLSLSNLGNALRIRFERTENTNDIEEAVLASREAVVATPGDPDIGTYWDNLGVALQHMFASRQHVDDLIEAVESHRNAISATPDSHYAVSGRLSNLGGALLHLFRHSGDRSSLDQALEILPRAVQKSAPHELGRCLSNLGAALLARFKQTGLPADLEEAIDVKRRAVAATPEDSPELVPVLGNLINALWSGCDFTTPAADLDPHSALATESRLEELGLVLTRQYSITQAADIFNKFILTWTRLTSITTEERDEFRTRATVLADILITHYRLTGKLSELEDALHWRVRAYDSTPVDHPEYSVMASNRGSALQRRFDHSGNLTDLVDAISLHRQAVASTPRDDPQVARHSANLGIALVRWFENTPEQDVLDEAIDLLQTALKLTPPTDPSYRPLLSKLGVAHLRHYLRTGDGTMLDNAVEFARKAITNTETDDIGNHLNNLGTALSVRFLHTASPSDLDEAIDVGKQAVAATPTGDPRRRRRLSNLSSSLLRKFEDTGDVGHLDEAIAIARLATDGVSPFNAEFTSTMIVLADALKARFEFDQDDSALNECRERYASAAQATSGPVDQRILAARLAADVDLAADDAQHALSMAEHAVDLLGLVKSRRLRRSDRQHRISQSANLAATAATAAVLAGRPARAVELLEQTRGLLITDTIDTCGRLDELECHAPDLALEFSRLRDVVDVLDHCDREAENVASDTRPDRRPDSHSRQRQETIEQWDRLLTRIRAIPSLAKFLLPPPIEDLVKTASEGPVVYVFTHNIGSHALILRDLPEAPVEVIPLPKMTKHDAHQNIATLRGAITSGAHTPWTSGIRLRKVFAWMWDSLAGPVLAHLGYRSTPVDATWPRLWWCPVGELAHLPLHAAGHHPQTQELAESNVDAVIDRVVSSYTPTARALQHSRRPLSVTATSTLVVAVPDAPGTRRLNTVPTEVATVLRLIPEVTVLPAPGCEATRESVATNLATCDIAHFACHGEADWLDPAQGKLLLHDHIANPLTVQRLVALQLTKATLAYLSACDTTTVTTKHANEAIHLTGALQLAGFRSVVGTLWSIDDAAGAVVARTFYEHLTNYGTRRPEPGKVAHALHQALRAYRNSIPVYFDQWASYVHSGA, encoded by the coding sequence GTGACGGTGACATCGGGGTCAGGCGACGAACGATTGCGAGCGCAATCCAATTTGAGGCGCCTGCTCGCCAGCGTCTCCGATGATGATGCACGGGAACGACTGATCTCCGATGAGAGTGTGTCCGTCGCCCTCACCGTGGCTGAGACCTCGCAGCCCCATCTAAAAGGCGACCTGGAGGCCAGGATCCTGCTGGGTCGTTGGCATTTTTACCGCTACCAGATCCTGCCCGTCGAAGAAAATCAGCAAGATTTCTACAGTGCACTTCATCTGTGGGCGCCGCTTATACAAGCAAACCCAAGCGCATTTCCAACCGCCATTAACCGGTATGCCTCCGAAGCCGGTCTTAACGAGCTAACAATGCGAGCCGCGCGATCGGCAGCACTCTACGAGCAGGCCGGCCTCCTTCCCTTTCTAGATAACGCGGTACAACTCTTCCGCACGGTTTCTGATCTAACGCCACCAAACCACCGCGACAAAGGATTGTCTTTGTCCAACCTTGGCAATGCGCTCCGCATCAGGTTTGAGCGCACGGAAAACACGAACGACATCGAAGAGGCGGTCCTGGCCAGCAGAGAAGCCGTGGTGGCGACACCAGGCGATCCCGACATCGGAACGTATTGGGACAACCTCGGGGTCGCGCTGCAGCACATGTTCGCGAGCAGGCAGCATGTCGACGACCTCATTGAGGCTGTCGAGTCCCACCGAAACGCTATTTCCGCCACTCCCGACAGCCACTACGCAGTCAGTGGTCGCTTATCCAACCTGGGCGGCGCGCTACTCCACCTGTTCCGACACTCGGGCGACCGAAGCTCGCTCGACCAGGCTCTTGAGATTCTACCTCGCGCAGTCCAGAAGTCAGCGCCGCATGAGCTGGGCAGGTGCCTGTCGAATCTGGGAGCCGCACTACTCGCCAGGTTCAAGCAGACAGGGCTACCGGCGGACCTGGAAGAAGCAATCGACGTCAAAAGGAGGGCGGTTGCCGCTACACCGGAAGACAGTCCGGAACTTGTGCCGGTGCTGGGCAATCTCATCAATGCGCTCTGGTCCGGCTGTGACTTCACAACGCCTGCAGCTGACCTTGACCCGCATTCAGCTCTGGCGACGGAAAGCCGACTGGAAGAGCTAGGACTGGTCTTGACGAGACAATACTCGATTACGCAGGCCGCCGACATCTTTAACAAATTCATTTTGACTTGGACAAGGCTTACTTCGATCACCACGGAAGAACGTGACGAATTCCGCACTAGGGCCACGGTTCTTGCTGACATTTTGATCACACACTACCGGCTCACCGGTAAACTTTCCGAGCTAGAGGATGCACTGCATTGGCGGGTACGCGCCTATGACTCGACTCCCGTCGATCACCCTGAATACAGCGTTATGGCGTCCAACCGTGGCAGCGCCTTGCAACGGAGATTCGATCACTCCGGCAACTTGACAGACTTGGTTGATGCTATAAGCCTGCACCGCCAGGCAGTCGCAAGCACACCACGAGACGACCCTCAGGTCGCACGGCACTCCGCGAACCTCGGCATAGCGCTCGTACGCTGGTTCGAGAATACTCCCGAACAGGACGTCCTGGACGAGGCAATCGACCTGCTCCAAACGGCCTTGAAGTTGACGCCGCCGACGGACCCGAGCTACCGCCCGCTGCTGTCAAAGCTCGGCGTCGCTCACCTGCGCCACTACCTACGCACAGGCGACGGAACCATGCTCGACAACGCTGTCGAGTTCGCGCGGAAAGCGATCACGAATACTGAGACCGACGACATTGGCAACCACCTGAACAACCTTGGCACGGCGCTCTCGGTCCGCTTCCTGCATACCGCAAGCCCGTCAGACCTCGACGAGGCGATCGACGTCGGGAAACAGGCGGTCGCAGCCACACCCACTGGCGACCCACGGCGGCGTAGACGCTTGAGTAACCTCAGCAGCTCCCTGCTCAGAAAGTTCGAAGACACCGGGGACGTCGGCCACCTAGATGAAGCAATCGCCATCGCCCGGTTGGCCACTGATGGCGTCTCACCATTCAACGCCGAATTCACGAGCACGATGATCGTGCTCGCCGATGCCCTTAAGGCTCGTTTCGAATTTGATCAGGACGATAGCGCTTTGAACGAGTGCCGGGAACGCTATGCCTCCGCAGCGCAAGCAACATCCGGGCCGGTCGACCAGCGGATCCTGGCCGCGCGTCTTGCCGCAGACGTCGACCTTGCCGCGGACGACGCGCAACATGCGTTGTCGATGGCCGAGCACGCCGTCGACCTTCTCGGTTTGGTCAAGTCCAGGCGACTGCGGCGCTCAGACCGCCAGCATCGCATCTCACAGTCCGCCAACCTTGCCGCTACAGCAGCAACTGCGGCCGTACTGGCCGGGCGTCCCGCCCGTGCGGTCGAGCTCCTCGAACAGACGCGCGGCCTATTGATCACTGACACAATCGACACCTGCGGCCGCTTGGACGAGCTGGAGTGCCACGCACCCGACCTAGCCTTGGAGTTCTCCCGCCTACGCGATGTGGTCGATGTGCTCGACCACTGCGACCGCGAAGCAGAGAACGTTGCTTCGGACACTCGCCCCGATAGAAGGCCGGACTCGCATTCTCGTCAACGCCAGGAAACGATCGAGCAATGGGATCGTTTACTGACTCGGATACGCGCAATACCGAGTCTCGCCAAGTTTCTGCTTCCGCCGCCAATTGAGGACCTTGTAAAGACCGCCAGCGAAGGACCTGTCGTTTATGTCTTCACTCACAATATCGGGTCTCACGCGCTGATTCTCCGAGACCTGCCGGAGGCGCCTGTTGAAGTAATACCGCTTCCAAAGATGACCAAGCACGACGCACACCAGAACATTGCAACATTGCGGGGCGCCATTACCAGCGGTGCGCACACCCCCTGGACCTCCGGAATTCGCCTCCGCAAAGTTTTCGCATGGATGTGGGATTCCCTTGCCGGACCAGTGCTAGCTCACCTGGGCTACCGTTCCACGCCGGTCGACGCGACCTGGCCTCGATTATGGTGGTGCCCGGTCGGCGAACTGGCCCACCTCCCGCTGCACGCCGCAGGACACCACCCCCAAACCCAGGAACTGGCTGAGTCGAACGTCGACGCCGTGATCGACCGAGTCGTCTCGTCCTACACCCCCACCGCGCGAGCGTTGCAGCACAGCCGAAGGCCCTTGAGCGTTACCGCCACAAGCACCCTAGTGGTCGCTGTACCCGACGCTCCCGGCACTCGCAGACTCAACACGGTGCCGACAGAGGTGGCCACTGTCCTACGGCTCATCCCTGAGGTCACTGTTCTGCCCGCACCCGGATGCGAGGCAACCAGGGAAAGCGTCGCGACCAATCTGGCCACATGCGACATTGCCCACTTCGCCTGTCATGGCGAAGCCGACTGGCTAGACCCTGCCCAGGGCAAGCTCCTGCTGCACGACCACATTGCAAACCCGTTAACCGTCCAGCGACTCGTCGCTTTGCAGCTCACGAAGGCCACTCTCGCATATCTTTCCGCGTGCGACACAACAACCGTCACCACTAAACACGCCAACGAGGCAATTCATCTTACCGGCGCACTCCAGTTGGCAGGGTTTCGATCCGTCGTAGGTACACTCTGGTCAATCGACGACGCGGCCGGCGCCGTAGTCGCACGCACATTTTACGAGCACCTGACCAACTATGGCACACGGAGACCCGAGCCAGGCAAAGTGGCCCACGCGCTACACCAAGCTTTGCGCGCTTACCGTAACTCGATACCGGTCTACTTCGACCAGTGGGCGTCGTATGTCCATTCGGGCGCCTAA
- a CDS encoding ABATE domain-containing protein → MSEWIFDSVSPSVNFLNTLRDRYLGGRETVVTPEDFAAWLVAAGVADRPPEVSESRHAEALALRETIDAVLMSVGRREPPPEKAVRTLNEAATKAPRAVLQLRSVPGALPESYRILPGDPASAALATLSADAIQRAAEGANVRECAAEDCSLRFVDLSPARNKQWCSMARCGNRVKSRKNYRRSTTG, encoded by the coding sequence GTGTCCGAGTGGATCTTCGACAGCGTGTCCCCGAGCGTGAACTTCCTCAACACGCTCCGCGACCGGTACCTCGGCGGCCGCGAAACCGTGGTCACGCCCGAAGATTTCGCCGCCTGGCTGGTCGCCGCCGGCGTCGCGGACCGGCCGCCGGAGGTGTCCGAAAGCCGTCACGCCGAGGCGCTCGCGCTGAGGGAGACCATCGACGCGGTGCTGATGTCCGTCGGCCGGCGCGAGCCCCCGCCCGAGAAGGCCGTCCGGACCCTCAACGAGGCGGCGACCAAGGCGCCCCGGGCGGTGTTGCAGCTGCGTTCGGTGCCGGGTGCCCTGCCCGAGTCCTACCGCATCCTGCCCGGCGACCCCGCCTCCGCGGCACTGGCCACCCTGAGTGCGGACGCGATCCAGCGAGCCGCCGAAGGGGCGAACGTCCGGGAATGCGCCGCGGAGGACTGCAGCCTGCGGTTCGTCGACCTGTCGCCGGCACGCAACAAACAGTGGTGCTCGATGGCCCGCTGCGGCAATCGCGTCAAATCCAGAAAAAACTACCGCCGCTCGACGACCGGCTGA
- a CDS encoding 2-isopropylmalate synthase, producing MLSFPAGHQPRYKDFSIRAISDETLREGGERAPFGADDRRKVRLIEAITQAGVTDIDVGSGITEAAFVRSVLDAKHLMGRIPDQAGFSFNLTLKTWEPLCEQLEQQLPRTYLGDIYVSIGMIEIDSEHRLFEKVVDRLRSIGVTKLRSSLLNAFSSTVDDIKYEHLNSQIERCRQQGISLIRINDSVGTLMPDATAVLAANLVHDNPDVTFYLHGHNDRGIGTANSLMSVFHGFQMIEGGVAGVGNRAGLAELESIAAVFADNNITVDAAPLDLDKLSVAARLSEKTFLAAPDPYRAVSGFLVRNENAGIVNVPDYLGVSRDVEYFLNRIGLFPTYIRQILAEAGMSPETLTSETFINEVYDELAGRMDSLYERKRVEYEQLSRQLEEFYDDMIRLDDVQTCALEVMGRHRSIERQVYSKAA from the coding sequence GTGTTGTCATTTCCCGCGGGGCACCAGCCGCGCTACAAGGACTTTTCCATTCGCGCCATCTCCGACGAAACGCTGCGTGAAGGGGGTGAACGTGCCCCGTTCGGCGCCGACGACCGGCGCAAGGTCCGGCTGATCGAGGCCATCACGCAGGCCGGCGTGACGGACATCGACGTCGGCTCGGGGATCACCGAGGCCGCGTTCGTCCGCTCGGTACTGGACGCCAAGCACCTCATGGGCCGCATTCCCGACCAGGCCGGATTCTCCTTCAACCTCACCCTGAAAACCTGGGAACCGCTGTGCGAGCAGCTCGAACAACAACTACCCCGCACCTATCTCGGTGACATCTACGTGAGCATCGGGATGATCGAAATCGACAGCGAGCACCGGCTTTTCGAAAAGGTGGTCGACCGGCTGCGCTCGATCGGCGTGACCAAACTCCGCTCCAGCCTGCTCAACGCGTTCTCGAGCACCGTCGACGACATCAAGTACGAACACCTCAACAGCCAGATCGAGCGGTGCCGTCAACAGGGCATCTCGCTGATCCGCATCAACGACTCCGTGGGCACCCTGATGCCCGACGCCACCGCGGTGCTGGCCGCCAACCTGGTCCACGACAACCCGGACGTCACCTTCTACCTGCACGGGCACAACGACCGCGGGATCGGCACGGCCAACTCGCTGATGTCGGTGTTCCACGGTTTCCAGATGATCGAAGGCGGCGTCGCCGGGGTCGGCAACCGGGCCGGCCTGGCCGAACTGGAGAGCATCGCGGCCGTCTTCGCGGACAACAACATCACCGTCGACGCCGCCCCGCTGGACCTGGACAAGCTGAGCGTGGCCGCACGGCTGTCGGAGAAGACGTTCCTGGCCGCACCCGATCCGTACCGCGCAGTAAGCGGTTTCCTGGTGCGGAACGAGAACGCGGGCATCGTGAACGTGCCGGACTACCTCGGTGTGTCCCGCGACGTCGAGTACTTCCTGAACCGGATCGGGCTGTTCCCCACCTACATCCGGCAGATCCTGGCCGAGGCGGGCATGAGCCCGGAAACGCTGACCAGCGAAACGTTCATCAACGAGGTCTACGACGAGCTCGCCGGCCGGATGGACAGCCTTTATGAACGCAAGCGCGTGGAATACGAACAGCTGAGCAGGCAGCTCGAAGAATTCTACGACGACATGATCCGCCTCGACGACGTGCAGACTTGCGCGTTGGAGGTGATGGGCCGGCACCGGTCCATCGAGCGGCAGGTCTACTCGAAGGCAGCATGA
- a CDS encoding ketopantoate reductase family protein, with protein MMKVLVHGAGGIGLYFSAVLGRAGAEVTLKGRPATVSEARTHPLELTRHGRTEHVDGVTVVDVLDGLPAPDLVILAVKSWQVDDAAAELAKIAGPDTVVLPMQNGVDAPGILAARLGPERVLGCACVVIAKRTGPLAVTCVGADATLEIGALGPEPRHLAAVTGLLESAGATVRHSADIQVTLWKKLMLIASYGGIGALSRQPVGVTSRTPELAALVERAMREVAAVARARGVPLGEHHVAEAMRVFRSFAPGTTASMQRDLAAGRPSELDDQNGAVVRYGLESGVDTPIHACVYAANLWSERQARKAGR; from the coding sequence ATGATGAAAGTCCTTGTCCACGGGGCCGGCGGGATCGGCCTGTACTTCTCCGCAGTCCTCGGCCGCGCCGGGGCCGAGGTCACGCTGAAGGGCAGGCCCGCCACGGTCTCGGAGGCACGGACCCATCCCCTCGAGCTGACCCGGCACGGCCGCACCGAGCACGTCGACGGCGTCACCGTCGTCGACGTGCTCGACGGCCTCCCCGCACCCGACCTGGTGATCCTCGCGGTGAAGTCGTGGCAGGTCGACGACGCGGCCGCGGAGCTGGCGAAGATCGCCGGTCCGGACACCGTCGTGCTGCCGATGCAGAACGGCGTGGACGCTCCCGGTATCCTCGCTGCCCGCCTCGGGCCCGAGCGGGTGCTCGGCTGCGCCTGCGTGGTGATCGCCAAGCGGACCGGCCCGCTCGCGGTGACGTGCGTGGGCGCCGACGCCACGCTGGAAATCGGCGCGCTCGGCCCCGAACCCCGGCACCTGGCGGCGGTGACCGGGCTGCTGGAAAGCGCGGGCGCAACCGTGCGCCACTCGGCCGACATCCAGGTCACGCTGTGGAAGAAGCTGATGCTCATCGCCTCCTACGGCGGCATCGGCGCGCTGTCGCGGCAGCCGGTCGGTGTCACCTCCCGGACGCCGGAACTGGCCGCACTCGTCGAACGGGCGATGCGTGAGGTGGCCGCGGTGGCCAGAGCCCGTGGCGTTCCGCTCGGGGAACACCACGTCGCCGAGGCCATGCGCGTCTTCCGCTCGTTCGCCCCCGGCACGACCGCGTCGATGCAGCGCGACCTCGCCGCGGGTCGTCCGTCCGAACTGGACGACCAGAACGGCGCCGTAGTGCGCTACGGCCTCGAATCCGGAGTGGACACACCGATCCACGCCTGCGTCTACGCGGCGAACCTGTGGTCGGAACGTCAAGCGCGGAAGGCAGGCAGATGA
- a CDS encoding MFS transporter has translation MNSGTTATRLTLGGVIAVSTGNFFVAFDASAVNVALPSIRASLGASESVQQWFLDSYTIPLCVFLLAAGVVGDRWGVGRVYRWSLATFGVASLLCALAQTGEQLIVTRALQGASASFMLPMTLSIIAKGIPDLRRRARTIGAWGVVGGFGIAFAPIIGGLIAHYAGWRWLFAVNVPVCVAALLMIRRFHDAPSLAGRRFGPVGQALFCLTLTCLAGALIEIGHRSPGAPIVLALGGGFVVSLVALVVSQRFSSAPMLPRALFTHRPFLFVVLSGGFYQLASYGSLLVLALYLQVKEGYSADIAGYAMLPCCVAWLSGNVLAMRVPPSARRRVIVAATVLGATGGLLVATTSLAASTPLTMAVTIPIGIASGLLASSLSAEAMHLCPPEISGTASGLLNTSRQTGMAIAIAVLGGLGYAHQLLVPMTIIAGGFAVVLLCCLRAFTAVAPDPEPDVALPARSGRR, from the coding sequence ATGAATTCGGGAACCACCGCCACCCGGCTGACCCTCGGCGGGGTGATCGCCGTCAGCACGGGCAACTTCTTCGTGGCCTTCGACGCTTCGGCGGTGAACGTGGCGCTGCCGAGCATCCGGGCCTCGCTCGGCGCGTCGGAGTCCGTGCAGCAGTGGTTCCTCGACAGCTACACGATCCCGCTGTGCGTCTTCCTGCTCGCGGCCGGTGTGGTGGGTGACCGATGGGGCGTCGGCCGCGTCTACCGCTGGTCGCTCGCCACCTTCGGTGTCGCGTCGCTGCTGTGCGCCCTCGCGCAGACCGGCGAGCAGCTGATCGTCACGCGGGCGCTGCAGGGCGCCAGCGCGAGCTTCATGCTGCCGATGACCCTGTCGATCATCGCCAAGGGCATCCCCGACCTCCGCCGCCGGGCCCGGACCATCGGCGCCTGGGGGGTGGTCGGCGGGTTCGGGATCGCGTTCGCCCCGATCATCGGCGGTCTCATCGCGCACTACGCCGGCTGGCGCTGGCTTTTCGCCGTCAACGTGCCCGTCTGCGTGGCCGCCCTGCTGATGATCCGGCGCTTCCACGACGCCCCGAGCCTCGCGGGACGCCGCTTCGGGCCGGTCGGGCAGGCGCTGTTCTGCCTCACGCTCACCTGCCTGGCCGGTGCGCTGATCGAAATCGGCCACCGGTCGCCCGGCGCGCCGATCGTGCTCGCGCTCGGCGGCGGGTTCGTCGTGTCGCTGGTCGCGCTCGTGGTGTCCCAGCGCTTCAGCAGCGCGCCGATGCTGCCGCGGGCGCTGTTCACGCACCGGCCGTTCCTGTTCGTCGTGCTTTCCGGGGGTTTCTACCAGCTCGCCTCCTACGGATCGCTGCTCGTGCTGGCGCTCTACCTCCAGGTGAAGGAGGGTTACTCGGCCGACATCGCGGGGTACGCCATGCTGCCCTGCTGCGTGGCCTGGCTGAGCGGGAACGTGCTCGCCATGCGGGTACCGCCCTCGGCGCGCCGCCGGGTGATCGTCGCGGCGACCGTCCTCGGGGCCACCGGCGGCCTGCTGGTCGCCACCACCTCGCTGGCCGCCTCGACCCCGCTGACCATGGCGGTCACCATCCCGATCGGCATCGCGTCGGGCCTGCTGGCGTCGTCGCTGAGCGCCGAGGCCATGCACCTGTGCCCGCCGGAGATCTCCGGCACCGCGTCCGGCCTGCTCAACACGAGCAGGCAGACCGGGATGGCCATCGCGATCGCGGTGCTCGGCGGCCTGGGGTACGCGCACCAGCTGCTGGTACCGATGACCATCATCGCGGGCGGCTTCGCCGTCGTGCTCCTGTGCTGCCTCAGGGCGTTCACCGCGGTGGCGCCGGATCCCGAACCCGACGTGGCGCTGCCCGCCCGATCCGGGCGGCGGTGA
- a CDS encoding metallophosphoesterase family protein, protein MEIPRVGVPDALATRLSMAEQHEFLSRRSLLKGAAATGALLAAGPLLLPGTAYADGAKVAPAGRHLAFGRNPRTDIRVAWQVPTRVKNPFLRVAEHHDRHGIQWGHRIPAETRALHSEVAGVIAPYDQYYLHAEANCLTPGRTYTYAVGHDGFDPAKGDGGAAAISTFTTAPARGFPTGKFTFTAFGDQGVSTTALAQDGAVAKQNPRFHLLAGDIAYADPSGAGLPPGPVSDGGHDLFDPKVWDAYYNQIEGVAASVPWMVTTGNHDMEALYSPDGYGGQTARWDFPGSGPADCPSVYSFIYGNVGVISLDANDVSYEIPANLGYSRGSQTAWLKRRLRYLRLQPDVDFIVVFFHHCAYSTTNQHASEGGVREEWVPLFDQFHVDLVVNGHNHIYERTDALRGGRVTRKVAIGDTVDPDRDGTVYATCGGGGRSVYSFPVPDSFDGEFTSYHWVKGGGKETETVGWSRVRYTGYSFLAIDAEPAWFGRKTTLTVRTLRNDGVEIDRFTLRRTAGFHTAAAHSATSGAGTSGVGADPGDA, encoded by the coding sequence ATGGAAATCCCCAGAGTCGGCGTCCCGGACGCACTGGCCACCCGCCTCAGCATGGCCGAACAGCACGAGTTCCTCTCCCGCCGATCGCTGCTCAAGGGCGCAGCGGCGACCGGTGCCCTGCTCGCCGCCGGCCCGCTCCTGCTGCCCGGGACCGCCTACGCCGACGGCGCGAAGGTGGCGCCCGCCGGCCGTCACCTCGCGTTCGGCCGCAACCCGCGCACCGACATCCGGGTCGCCTGGCAGGTCCCGACCCGGGTCAAGAACCCGTTCCTGCGCGTCGCCGAGCACCACGACCGGCACGGGATCCAGTGGGGGCACCGCATCCCCGCCGAGACCCGCGCCCTGCACTCCGAAGTCGCCGGCGTGATCGCGCCGTACGACCAGTACTACCTGCACGCCGAGGCGAACTGCCTCACGCCGGGCCGCACCTACACCTACGCCGTCGGCCACGACGGCTTCGACCCGGCCAAGGGCGACGGCGGGGCCGCCGCGATCTCGACGTTCACCACCGCACCCGCCCGCGGCTTCCCCACCGGGAAGTTCACCTTCACCGCGTTCGGCGACCAGGGTGTCTCCACCACCGCGCTGGCCCAGGACGGCGCCGTCGCGAAGCAGAACCCGCGGTTCCACCTGCTCGCCGGCGACATCGCCTACGCCGACCCGAGCGGCGCCGGCCTCCCGCCGGGGCCCGTCTCGGACGGCGGCCACGACCTGTTCGACCCGAAGGTCTGGGACGCCTACTACAACCAGATCGAGGGCGTCGCGGCGTCGGTGCCGTGGATGGTGACCACCGGCAACCACGACATGGAGGCGCTGTACTCGCCCGACGGCTACGGCGGCCAGACCGCGCGCTGGGACTTCCCCGGCAGCGGCCCGGCGGACTGCCCGAGCGTGTACTCCTTCATCTACGGCAACGTCGGCGTGATTTCCCTCGACGCCAACGACGTCTCCTACGAGATCCCCGCGAACCTCGGCTACTCGCGCGGCTCGCAGACCGCGTGGCTCAAGCGCCGCCTGCGGTACCTGCGGCTGCAGCCGGACGTCGACTTCATCGTCGTGTTCTTCCACCACTGCGCCTACTCCACGACCAACCAGCACGCCTCCGAGGGCGGCGTGCGGGAGGAGTGGGTGCCGCTGTTCGACCAGTTCCACGTCGACCTGGTGGTCAACGGGCACAACCACATCTACGAGCGCACCGACGCCCTGCGCGGCGGCCGGGTGACGCGCAAGGTGGCGATCGGCGACACCGTCGACCCGGACCGCGACGGCACGGTCTACGCCACCTGCGGCGGCGGGGGCCGGAGCGTCTACAGCTTCCCGGTCCCCGACAGCTTCGACGGCGAATTCACCTCTTACCACTGGGTGAAGGGCGGCGGGAAGGAGACCGAGACGGTCGGCTGGTCGCGCGTGCGCTACACCGGCTACTCGTTCCTCGCGATCGACGCCGAGCCGGCGTGGTTCGGGCGGAAGACCACGCTGACGGTGCGGACCCTGCGCAACGACGGCGTGGAGATCGACCGCTTCACACTGCGCCGCACAGCGGGCTTCCACACGGCGGCGGCGCACTCCGCCACCTCGGGAGCCGGCACTTCGGGGGTCGGCGCCGACCCCGGTGACGCCTGA